One region of Carassius carassius chromosome 41, fCarCar2.1, whole genome shotgun sequence genomic DNA includes:
- the LOC132123202 gene encoding RING finger protein 225-like isoform X2 encodes MMSDSKEKPKGSKKGTKVKPKLDSKGSFNVGTSEQRQKPLRRSRSNDMENHHHQSSRGRERDQKEGGSQQRGHSEEGRMRDHNNEPGHNKTEQPIDDLLDTECIVCFCSFDNIFKAPKLLSCGHTFCLECLARINVSSPEIKTLSCPICREQTEIRHGRDLPHLGNNEDIFRRLPAEMQRALSVRFKRSEGKLVLKNPPTNSSFNTILNLPVFKKKEEQVSSNPLGVMEEGLSQATMIDVGRPPSRMRGHMRRIMYSNQCYYAVVATIIAITVGLMLVGIFTFVVPYMQRTNSQSQNPTSPKP; translated from the coding sequence ATGATGAGTGACAGCAAAGAGAAACCCAAGGGCAGCAAAAAAGGGACCAAAGTCAAGCCAAAGCTTGACAGCAAGGGTAGCTTCAATGTGGGAACTTCAGAGCAACGACAGAAGCCTCTTAGGAGAAGCCGCAGCAATGATATGGAAAACCACCATCATCAAAGTAGCCGAGGTAGAGAACGGGACCAGAAAGAAGGTGGAAGCCAACAACGGGGTCACAGCGAGGAGGGAAGGATGCGAGACCACAACAATGAGCCTGGACACAACAAGACCGAGCAACCCATAGATGATCTGCTGGACACGGAGTGCATCGTGTGCTTCTGCAGCTTTGACAATATCTTCAAAGCTCCCAAGTTACTCTCCTGCGGCCACACATTCTGCTTGGAATGCCTGGCACGCATCAATGTGAGTTCTCCAGAGATCAAGACGTTGTCTTGTCCGATCTGTCGGGAGCAGACGGAAATCCGACACGGTCGAGATCTACCACATTTGGGAAATAACGAAGACATCTTCCGCAGACTTCCGGCTGAGATGCAACGGGCGCTTTCTGTGCGCTTTAAACGCAGCGAGGGCAAACTCGTCCTCAAGAATCCACCAACAAACAGCTCTTTTAACACCATTTTAAATCTGCCGGTGTTTAAGAAAAAAGAGGAGCAGGTCAGCAGTAATCCGCTTGGAGTCATGGAGGAAGGTCTCAGCCAGGCGACTATGATCGATGTGGGAAGGCCGCCAAGCAGGATGAGGGGTCACATGAGAAGGATAATGTATTCCAATCAGTGCTATTATGCTGTCGTTGCAACCATCATCGCAATCACTGTGGGTTTAATGCTGGTGGGCATCTTCACTTTTGTGGTGCCCTATATGCAAAGAACAAATAGTCAATCTCAGAACCCAACTTCTCCAAAGCCTTGA
- the LOC132123203 gene encoding uncharacterized protein LOC132123203 — MASTPSASALSAVLRCQGNILARKQASKKRPPASVYGLGVTCGGDSVKSYFRSLWGFIFHRERVEIPGVLSISARFETGCSGKSSRGNSESKDLLVKSSLKTDNKMLTMKVSSEPNQLPKTKLTSDNTFAFKSQRYSVLSINSLVLRLDGSYLRKLNSDYPCTCCICIVCARMSDSVRKLGSGWNQLHPDCDKFSGYVKCTSEHHEDRPKTLEGTEPGE, encoded by the exons ATGGCTTCGACTCCCTCCGCTTCAGCCCTGTCAGCTGTTCTCCGGTGTCAGGGGAATATCCTCGCCCGAAAACAGGCGAGCAAGAAGCGGCCTCCCGCCTCAGTGTACGGGCTCGGGGTGACATGTGGAGGAGACTCGGTCAAATCTTATTTTCGCTCTCTTTGGGGATTCATATTTCACAGGGAGCGAGTGGAGATTCCCGGAGTTTTGTCCATTTCAGCGCGATTTGAAACGGGTTGTTCTGGTAAATCTTCGAGAGGAAATAGTGAATCCAAAGATCTTCTGGTCAAAAGCTCCCTAAAGACTGACAACAAAATGTTAACTATGAAAGTATCAAGTGAACCAAATCAATTGCCAAAGACGAAACTGACGTCGGATAATACTTTTGCTTTTAAATCCCAACGTTACAGTGTTTTATCCATCAACAGCCTGGTTCTTCGACTAGATGGCTCTTATTTACGAAAACTAAACTCAGATTATCCATGCACTTGCTGTATTTGTATAGTTTGCGCCCGGA TGTCAGACAGTGTGCGGAAACTTGGAAGTGGCTGGAACCAGCTTCATCCGGAT tgTGATAAGTTTAGTGGATATGTCAAATGTACTTCTGAACATCATGAGGATCGACCTAAGACACTGGAAGGAACTGAACCTGGGGAATGA
- the LOC132123202 gene encoding RING finger protein 225-like isoform X1: MYIHRFLCSTLPFSLNLLPWIYMMSDSKEKPKGSKKGTKVKPKLDSKGSFNVGTSEQRQKPLRRSRSNDMENHHHQSSRGRERDQKEGGSQQRGHSEEGRMRDHNNEPGHNKTEQPIDDLLDTECIVCFCSFDNIFKAPKLLSCGHTFCLECLARINVSSPEIKTLSCPICREQTEIRHGRDLPHLGNNEDIFRRLPAEMQRALSVRFKRSEGKLVLKNPPTNSSFNTILNLPVFKKKEEQVSSNPLGVMEEGLSQATMIDVGRPPSRMRGHMRRIMYSNQCYYAVVATIIAITVGLMLVGIFTFVVPYMQRTNSQSQNPTSPKP; this comes from the coding sequence GTTTCTCTGCTCAACACTTCCATTTTCTCTTAATCTGCTCCCGTGGATCTACATGATGAGTGACAGCAAAGAGAAACCCAAGGGCAGCAAAAAAGGGACCAAAGTCAAGCCAAAGCTTGACAGCAAGGGTAGCTTCAATGTGGGAACTTCAGAGCAACGACAGAAGCCTCTTAGGAGAAGCCGCAGCAATGATATGGAAAACCACCATCATCAAAGTAGCCGAGGTAGAGAACGGGACCAGAAAGAAGGTGGAAGCCAACAACGGGGTCACAGCGAGGAGGGAAGGATGCGAGACCACAACAATGAGCCTGGACACAACAAGACCGAGCAACCCATAGATGATCTGCTGGACACGGAGTGCATCGTGTGCTTCTGCAGCTTTGACAATATCTTCAAAGCTCCCAAGTTACTCTCCTGCGGCCACACATTCTGCTTGGAATGCCTGGCACGCATCAATGTGAGTTCTCCAGAGATCAAGACGTTGTCTTGTCCGATCTGTCGGGAGCAGACGGAAATCCGACACGGTCGAGATCTACCACATTTGGGAAATAACGAAGACATCTTCCGCAGACTTCCGGCTGAGATGCAACGGGCGCTTTCTGTGCGCTTTAAACGCAGCGAGGGCAAACTCGTCCTCAAGAATCCACCAACAAACAGCTCTTTTAACACCATTTTAAATCTGCCGGTGTTTAAGAAAAAAGAGGAGCAGGTCAGCAGTAATCCGCTTGGAGTCATGGAGGAAGGTCTCAGCCAGGCGACTATGATCGATGTGGGAAGGCCGCCAAGCAGGATGAGGGGTCACATGAGAAGGATAATGTATTCCAATCAGTGCTATTATGCTGTCGTTGCAACCATCATCGCAATCACTGTGGGTTTAATGCTGGTGGGCATCTTCACTTTTGTGGTGCCCTATATGCAAAGAACAAATAGTCAATCTCAGAACCCAACTTCTCCAAAGCCTTGA